Proteins from a single region of Streptomyces sp. HUAS 15-9:
- a CDS encoding xanthine dehydrogenase family protein molybdopterin-binding subunit, with amino-acid sequence MSNEAATAAGAAEAAPAPEPLPHGLGSSLLPADARAKTEGTFPYAADLWAEGLLWAAVLRSPHPHARILSIDTTHAREMPGVRAVVTHEDVPGTPRYGRGTPDRPVFASEVVRHHGEPIAAVAADHPDTARMAAAAVIVEYEVLDPVTDPEQAFEAEPLHPDGNLIRHIPLRHGDPDAAAEIVVEGLYRIGRQDPAPIGAEAGLAVPRPDGGVELYMASTDPHTDRNTAAAVYGLTPDQVKIVVTGVPGATADREDQGFQLPLGLLALKTGCPVKLTATREESFLGHVHRHPTLLRYRHHADAEGNLVKVEAQILLDAGAYADTSSEALAAAVSFACGPYVVPNAFIEGWAVRTNNPPSGHVRGEGAMQVCAAYEAQMDKLAKKLGLDPAELRLRNVLATGDVLPIGQTVTCPAPVAELLQAVRDFPLPPLPKDTPEDEWLLPGGPEGAGEPGAVRRGVGYGLGMVHMLGAEGADEVSTATVKVHDGVATVLCAAVETGQGFTTLARQIVQETLGIDEVHVAPVDTDQPPAGAGCRGRHTWVSGGAVERAAKMVRTQLLQPLAHKFGMSTELLQITDGKITSYDGVLSTTVTEAMDGKELWATAQCRPHPTEPLNAEGQGDAFVGLAFCAIRAVVDVDIELGSVRVVELAVAQDVGRVLNPAQLSARIEAGVTQGIGIALTENLRAPRGLIRHPDLTGYALPTALDVPDIRIVRLVEERDVVAPFGAKAVSAVPVVTSPAAVASAVRAATGRPVNRLPIRPQAAVVTAQ; translated from the coding sequence GTGAGCAACGAAGCCGCCACCGCGGCCGGCGCCGCGGAGGCCGCCCCCGCCCCCGAGCCGTTGCCGCACGGCCTCGGTTCCTCCCTGCTCCCGGCCGACGCCCGCGCCAAGACCGAGGGCACCTTCCCGTACGCGGCCGACCTGTGGGCCGAGGGCCTGCTGTGGGCGGCCGTGCTGCGCTCCCCGCACCCGCACGCGCGCATCCTGTCCATCGACACCACCCACGCGCGCGAGATGCCCGGCGTACGGGCCGTCGTCACCCACGAGGACGTGCCCGGCACCCCCCGGTACGGCCGGGGCACGCCCGACCGCCCGGTGTTCGCCTCCGAGGTCGTACGCCACCACGGCGAGCCCATCGCGGCCGTCGCCGCCGACCACCCAGACACCGCGCGGATGGCCGCGGCGGCCGTCATCGTCGAGTACGAAGTACTCGATCCGGTGACCGACCCGGAGCAGGCGTTCGAGGCCGAGCCGCTGCACCCCGACGGCAATCTGATCCGGCACATCCCGCTGCGCCACGGCGACCCGGACGCGGCCGCCGAGATCGTCGTCGAGGGCCTGTACCGCATCGGCCGCCAGGACCCCGCCCCCATCGGCGCCGAGGCCGGCCTCGCCGTGCCCCGCCCGGACGGCGGCGTCGAGCTCTACATGGCCTCCACCGACCCGCACACCGACCGCAACACCGCCGCCGCGGTCTACGGGCTGACCCCCGACCAGGTGAAGATCGTCGTCACCGGCGTCCCCGGCGCCACCGCCGACCGCGAGGACCAGGGCTTCCAGCTCCCGCTCGGCCTGCTGGCGCTGAAGACCGGCTGCCCGGTGAAGCTGACGGCGACCCGCGAGGAATCCTTCCTCGGCCACGTCCACCGGCATCCCACCCTCCTGCGCTACCGCCACCACGCCGACGCCGAGGGCAATCTGGTCAAGGTCGAGGCGCAGATCCTGCTCGACGCGGGCGCGTACGCGGACACCTCGTCGGAGGCCCTGGCCGCCGCGGTCTCCTTCGCCTGCGGCCCGTACGTCGTCCCGAACGCCTTCATCGAGGGCTGGGCGGTCCGCACCAACAACCCGCCCTCCGGCCATGTACGCGGCGAGGGCGCCATGCAGGTCTGCGCCGCCTACGAGGCGCAGATGGACAAGCTCGCCAAGAAGCTCGGCCTGGACCCGGCGGAGCTGCGCCTGCGCAACGTGCTCGCCACCGGGGACGTGCTCCCGATCGGCCAGACGGTGACCTGCCCGGCCCCCGTGGCCGAACTCCTCCAGGCGGTACGGGACTTCCCGCTCCCGCCGCTGCCCAAGGACACCCCCGAGGACGAGTGGCTGCTGCCCGGCGGCCCCGAGGGCGCGGGCGAGCCGGGCGCGGTGCGCCGGGGCGTCGGCTACGGCCTGGGCATGGTGCACATGCTCGGCGCGGAGGGCGCCGACGAGGTCTCCACGGCGACGGTGAAGGTCCACGACGGCGTCGCGACCGTGCTGTGCGCGGCGGTGGAGACGGGCCAGGGCTTCACCACGCTGGCCCGCCAGATCGTCCAGGAGACCCTGGGTATCGACGAGGTGCACGTCGCGCCCGTCGACACCGACCAGCCCCCGGCCGGCGCGGGTTGCCGAGGCCGGCACACCTGGGTCTCGGGCGGCGCGGTGGAGCGGGCGGCCAAGATGGTCCGCACCCAGCTGCTCCAGCCCCTGGCACACAAGTTCGGCATGTCCACCGAGCTGCTGCAGATCACCGACGGCAAGATCACGTCGTACGACGGTGTGCTGTCGACCACCGTCACCGAGGCGATGGACGGCAAGGAACTGTGGGCAACGGCACAGTGCCGCCCGCACCCCACCGAGCCGCTGAACGCCGAGGGCCAGGGCGACGCCTTCGTCGGCCTCGCCTTCTGCGCGATCCGCGCGGTGGTGGACGTCGACATCGAACTCGGCTCGGTACGGGTCGTGGAACTGGCCGTCGCCCAGGACGTGGGCCGGGTCCTCAATCCGGCGCAGCTCTCCGCCCGTATCGAGGCGGGCGTCACCCAGGGCATCGGCATCGCCCTCACCGAGAACCTGCGCGCCCCGCGCGGTCTGATCCGCCATCCCGACCTCACCGGATACGCCCTGCCCACCGCTCTGGACGTGCCGGACATCCGGATCGTCAGGCTGGTCGAGGAGCGGGACGTGGTCGCCCCCTTCGGGGCGAAGGCCGTCAGCGCGGTGCCGGTGGTGACCTCACCGGCGGCGGTCGCCTCCGCCGTACGAGCCGCGACCGGCCGCCCGGTGAACCGCCTCCCGATCCGCCCGCAGGCCGCGGTGGTGACGGCCCAGTGA
- a CDS encoding type II toxin-antitoxin system death-on-curing family toxin has translation MTRHLTVAEVTALAEVAFGGRAPEAREPGLLASAVHRPRARMFGTAAYRDRYEQAAALLHAIAANHPLVDGNKRTAWLAAATFLAVNGVDLDGVDQDSAYELVIDVASGVESDVVVIARRLRAL, from the coding sequence ATGACCCGCCACCTCACCGTCGCCGAGGTCACCGCCCTCGCCGAGGTCGCCTTCGGGGGACGGGCGCCCGAGGCCCGGGAGCCGGGGCTGCTCGCCTCGGCCGTACACCGGCCCCGTGCCCGGATGTTCGGTACGGCGGCCTACCGGGACCGGTACGAACAGGCCGCCGCGCTGCTCCACGCCATCGCCGCCAATCACCCCCTCGTCGACGGCAACAAGCGCACCGCCTGGCTGGCCGCGGCCACCTTCCTCGCCGTCAACGGGGTCGATCTCGACGGCGTGGACCAGGACTCGGCGTACGAACTGGTCATCGACGTGGCCTCCGGTGTGGAGAGCGATGTCGTCGTGATCGCGCGGCGGTTGCGTGCCCTGTGA
- the dapE gene encoding succinyl-diaminopimelate desuccinylase, protein MTSLDLTADVVDLTRALVDLPSESGEEAAIADAVQAALAALPHLTVERVGNSVVARTGLGRPRRAVIAGHLDTVPAAGNLPSRLADDRVHGLGACDMKGGVAVALRLAATVPDPALDLTFVFYECEEVEGERNGLGRIAAERPGLLEQVDLAILMEPSDAGIEAGCQGILSADIVVRGERAHTARAWKGVNAAHKAARVLQRLDDHTPERVVIDGLEYREGLGAVAVRAGVAGNVVPDECIVTVNSRFAPNRSAEEAEAYVRGLFPEYEVRVTEVVPGALPSLEQVGDLVAVLGAEPRPKLGWTDVARFAALGVPALNYGPGDPSLAHTAGEYVPVAHLRECEDSLRKWLL, encoded by the coding sequence ATGACCTCCCTGGACCTCACCGCCGACGTCGTCGACCTCACCCGGGCCCTCGTCGACCTCCCCTCCGAGAGCGGGGAGGAGGCCGCGATCGCGGACGCCGTCCAGGCGGCCCTGGCCGCCCTGCCCCACCTCACCGTGGAGCGCGTCGGGAACTCGGTCGTCGCCCGCACCGGGCTGGGCCGCCCCCGGCGGGCCGTGATCGCCGGGCACCTGGACACCGTCCCGGCCGCCGGCAACCTCCCCTCCCGGCTCGCCGACGACCGCGTCCACGGACTCGGCGCCTGCGACATGAAGGGCGGAGTGGCCGTGGCCCTGCGCCTCGCGGCCACCGTCCCGGACCCGGCGCTCGACCTCACCTTCGTCTTCTACGAGTGCGAGGAGGTCGAGGGCGAGCGCAACGGGCTCGGCCGGATCGCCGCCGAACGGCCCGGCCTCCTCGAACAGGTTGACCTCGCGATCCTCATGGAGCCCTCCGACGCCGGCATCGAGGCGGGCTGCCAGGGCATCCTCAGCGCCGACATCGTCGTACGGGGCGAACGCGCCCACACCGCCCGCGCCTGGAAGGGCGTCAACGCCGCCCACAAGGCCGCCCGCGTCCTCCAGCGGCTCGACGACCACACGCCGGAGCGCGTCGTCATCGACGGACTGGAGTACCGGGAGGGGCTCGGCGCGGTCGCCGTACGGGCCGGGGTCGCCGGGAACGTCGTGCCCGACGAGTGTATCGTCACGGTCAACTCCCGTTTCGCACCGAACCGTTCGGCCGAGGAGGCGGAGGCGTACGTCCGCGGGCTCTTCCCCGAGTACGAAGTGCGGGTCACCGAGGTCGTACCGGGAGCGCTGCCCAGCCTTGAGCAGGTCGGTGACCTCGTCGCCGTGCTCGGCGCCGAGCCCCGGCCCAAGCTCGGCTGGACCGACGTGGCCCGGTTCGCCGCGCTGGGCGTGCCCGCGCTCAACTACGGCCCCGGGGACCCGTCGCTCGCACACACGGCGGGGGAGTACGTCCCCGTGGCACACCTGCGCGAGTGCGAGGACAGCCTCAGGAAGTGGCTCCTCTGA
- a CDS encoding MerR family transcriptional regulator gives MRIGELAAQAGMTRDTIRFYEKIGLVEGRRLANGYRDFPPETVPWLHYVRTAQTLGFSLAEIARHGEELRDAPDSAEALSALLEEKIRVIDARMAELAALRVELGTRVGTGCPLRADGGQRTPPASSWNSSVQ, from the coding sequence GTGCGTATCGGGGAACTGGCCGCGCAGGCCGGTATGACCAGGGACACCATTCGCTTCTACGAGAAGATCGGCCTTGTCGAGGGTCGGCGGCTGGCCAACGGCTATCGCGACTTCCCGCCGGAGACGGTGCCCTGGCTGCACTACGTCCGTACCGCCCAGACCCTCGGCTTCTCCCTGGCCGAGATCGCCCGGCACGGCGAGGAGTTGCGGGACGCCCCGGACTCCGCCGAAGCGCTGTCGGCGCTGTTGGAGGAGAAGATCCGGGTCATCGACGCACGGATGGCCGAACTCGCCGCTCTGCGAGTCGAGTTGGGCACACGTGTCGGTACCGGCTGCCCTCTGCGGGCAGACGGCGGTCAGAGGACGCCGCCTGCCTCGTCCTGGAACAGTTCCGTCCAGTAG
- a CDS encoding DEAD/DEAH box helicase, whose translation MTTTTASHSHHLSPAFPGRAPWGTASKLRAWQQGAMEKYVQEQPRDFLAVATPGAGKTTFALTLASWLLHHHVVQQVTVVAPTEHLKKQWAEAAARIGIKLDPEYSAGPLGKDYDGVAVTYAGVGVRPMLHRNRVEQRKTLVILDEIHHAGDSKSWGEACLEAFEPATRRLALTGTPFRSDTNPIPFVTYEEGNDGIRRSAADYTYGYGNALADHVVRPVIFLSYSGNMRWRTKAGDEIAARLGEPMTKDAVSQAWRTALDPRGEWMPSVLRAADQRLTEVRKGIPDAGALVIASDQDSARAYAKLIREITGTKATLVLSDDTGASKRIDEFSQSDDRWMVAVRMVSEGVDVPRLAVGVYATTISTPLFFAQAVGRFVRSRRRGETASVFLPTIPDLLTFANEMEVERDHALDKPKKEGEEDPYAESEKEMEEANKEQDEDTGEPDMLPFEALESDAVFDRVLYDGAEFGMQAHPGSEEEQDYLGIPGLLEPDQVQLLLQKRQARQIAHSRKKPDSDADLLELPAERRPVVSHKEMMELRKQLNTMVSAYVHQSGKPHGVIHTELRRVCGGPPSAEATAGQLRQRIAKVQEWATRMR comes from the coding sequence GTGACTACCACCACCGCTTCCCACTCCCACCACCTCTCCCCGGCCTTCCCGGGCCGGGCTCCCTGGGGCACCGCCAGCAAGCTGCGTGCCTGGCAGCAAGGGGCGATGGAGAAGTACGTCCAGGAGCAGCCGCGTGACTTCCTCGCGGTCGCGACCCCGGGCGCGGGCAAGACGACCTTCGCCCTCACCCTCGCCTCCTGGCTGCTGCATCACCACGTCGTGCAGCAGGTGACCGTGGTCGCGCCGACCGAGCACCTGAAGAAGCAGTGGGCGGAGGCGGCCGCGCGGATCGGTATCAAGCTCGACCCCGAGTACAGCGCCGGACCGCTCGGCAAGGACTACGACGGGGTCGCGGTCACCTACGCCGGTGTCGGCGTGCGCCCGATGCTGCACCGCAACCGCGTCGAGCAGCGCAAGACCCTGGTGATCCTCGACGAGATCCACCACGCCGGTGACTCCAAGTCCTGGGGCGAGGCCTGTCTGGAGGCCTTCGAGCCGGCCACGCGACGGCTCGCGCTCACCGGTACGCCGTTCCGGTCCGACACCAACCCCATCCCCTTCGTGACGTACGAGGAAGGGAACGACGGGATCCGGCGGTCCGCCGCCGACTACACCTACGGGTACGGCAACGCGCTCGCCGACCACGTCGTCCGGCCGGTGATCTTCCTCTCCTACAGCGGCAACATGCGCTGGCGGACCAAGGCCGGTGACGAGATCGCCGCCCGGCTCGGCGAGCCCATGACCAAGGACGCCGTCAGCCAGGCCTGGCGCACCGCCCTCGACCCGCGCGGCGAGTGGATGCCCAGCGTGCTGCGCGCCGCCGACCAGCGGCTGACCGAGGTCAGAAAGGGCATCCCGGACGCGGGCGCCCTCGTCATCGCCTCCGACCAGGACTCGGCCCGCGCCTACGCCAAGCTCATCCGCGAGATCACGGGCACGAAGGCCACGCTCGTCCTCTCCGACGACACCGGCGCCTCGAAGAGGATCGACGAGTTCAGCCAGAGCGACGACCGCTGGATGGTCGCCGTCCGCATGGTGTCCGAGGGCGTCGACGTGCCCCGGCTCGCCGTCGGGGTCTACGCCACCACCATCTCCACACCGCTGTTCTTCGCGCAGGCCGTCGGCCGTTTCGTACGGTCCCGGCGGCGCGGCGAGACCGCCTCCGTCTTCCTGCCGACCATCCCCGACCTGCTCACCTTCGCCAACGAGATGGAGGTGGAGCGGGACCACGCCCTCGACAAGCCGAAGAAGGAGGGCGAGGAGGACCCGTACGCCGAGTCCGAGAAGGAGATGGAGGAGGCGAACAAGGAGCAGGACGAGGACACGGGCGAGCCGGACATGCTCCCCTTCGAGGCCCTCGAATCCGATGCCGTCTTCGACCGGGTGCTCTACGACGGCGCCGAGTTCGGTATGCAGGCTCACCCGGGGAGCGAGGAGGAGCAGGACTATCTCGGCATCCCGGGGCTCCTCGAACCCGACCAGGTGCAGCTGCTGCTCCAGAAGCGGCAGGCCCGGCAGATCGCTCACAGCCGCAAGAAGCCCGACTCCGACGCCGACCTGCTCGAACTGCCCGCCGAGCGCCGTCCGGTGGTCAGCCACAAGGAGATGATGGAGCTGCGCAAGCAGCTCAACACGATGGTGAGCGCCTACGTCCACCAGAGCGGCAAGCCGCACGGGGTGATCCACACCGAGCTGCGGCGGGTGTGCGGGGGGCCGCCGAGCGCCGAGGCGACGGCCGGGCAGCTGAGGCAGCGCATCGCCAAGGTGCAGGAGTGGGCCACCCGCATGCGGTGA
- a CDS encoding SUKH-4 family immunity protein — protein sequence MSTTDAAVAAITLTEHELGPYVTHAPTRGLLTGPGLPCDGDLLTFAPLRTAGLRTLADATDGPARLAEELRDRLVIGELLGPAGMETESILLDGGTGEITTAYLVDPSDSRPFAPSLATLLRFAAVTEELAGLRGRFASFADHYGTETATEASRRLLALFEEDTDGDVPPYWKAAALIRPLSLAAGPGRDSGLTLDVPARLLDQEFGHGRVARFEEVDFPATLTHEPTRRFLRETGLPEAAVLFHLDTDVPLPTLTEYYTDERAGEYPLDELPAHSDHLIRLGYLVEDNSLVVDGTTGAVLNFSEPEATLYPLNTDVSTLAFTLWLLHRERAIDVDLGGELTTDAYDQLAATMIQVLSAVDPTGTTTDADWHYWTELFQDEAGGVL from the coding sequence ATGAGCACGACCGATGCCGCTGTCGCGGCGATCACCTTGACCGAGCACGAACTCGGTCCGTACGTCACGCACGCCCCGACGCGCGGCCTGCTGACCGGCCCCGGACTGCCGTGCGACGGCGACCTGTTGACGTTCGCGCCGCTGCGCACGGCCGGCCTGCGCACGCTCGCCGACGCCACGGACGGTCCGGCGCGGCTGGCGGAGGAACTGCGGGACCGGCTGGTGATAGGGGAACTGCTCGGCCCGGCGGGCATGGAGACGGAGTCGATCCTGCTCGACGGCGGCACCGGCGAGATCACCACCGCGTACCTCGTCGACCCGTCGGACAGCCGCCCGTTCGCGCCCTCCCTGGCGACGCTGCTGCGGTTCGCCGCGGTCACCGAGGAACTGGCCGGTCTGCGCGGCCGTTTCGCCTCCTTCGCGGACCACTACGGCACCGAGACGGCGACCGAGGCGTCCCGCCGACTCCTCGCCCTCTTCGAGGAGGACACCGACGGCGACGTCCCGCCGTACTGGAAGGCGGCCGCGCTGATCCGCCCGCTGTCGCTCGCGGCGGGCCCCGGCAGGGACTCCGGCCTCACCCTGGACGTCCCCGCGCGCCTCCTGGACCAGGAGTTCGGCCACGGCCGGGTGGCCCGCTTCGAGGAGGTCGACTTCCCCGCCACGCTCACCCACGAGCCGACCCGCCGCTTCCTGCGCGAGACGGGCCTGCCCGAGGCCGCGGTCCTCTTCCACCTCGACACGGACGTACCGCTGCCGACGCTGACCGAGTACTACACGGACGAGCGGGCCGGCGAGTACCCGCTCGACGAACTCCCCGCCCACTCCGACCACTTGATACGCCTCGGCTACCTCGTCGAGGACAACAGCCTGGTGGTGGACGGCACGACGGGCGCGGTCCTGAACTTCAGCGAACCCGAGGCGACCCTCTACCCCCTCAACACGGACGTCTCCACCCTCGCCTTCACCCTCTGGCTGCTGCACCGCGAGCGGGCGATCGACGTGGACCTGGGCGGCGAACTGACCACCGATGCGTACGACCAGCTCGCCGCGACGATGATCCAGGTGCTGTCGGCGGTCGACCCGACGGGCACGACGACCGACGCCGACTGGCACTACTGGACGGAACTGTTCCAGGACGAGGCAGGCGGCGTCCTCTGA
- a CDS encoding IclR family transcriptional regulator, whose amino-acid sequence MTAETSQTLDRGLRVLKLLADTDHGLTVTELSNKLGVNRTVVYRLLATLEQHALVRRDLGGRARVGLGVLRLGRQVHPLVREAALPALRALAEDIGATAHLTLVDGTEALAVAVVEPSWTDYHVAYRAGFRHPLDRGAAGRAILSARQSPLTEPGYTLTHGELEAGASGAAAPLLGVTGVEGSVGVVMLADSVPERVGPRVMDAAREVAEALR is encoded by the coding sequence GTGACCGCGGAGACCTCTCAGACGCTCGACCGGGGACTGCGCGTCCTCAAGCTGCTGGCCGACACGGACCATGGGCTGACCGTCACCGAGCTATCCAACAAACTGGGCGTGAACCGGACCGTCGTGTACCGGTTGCTGGCCACGCTCGAACAGCATGCGCTGGTACGGCGTGATCTGGGCGGCCGAGCCCGGGTCGGGCTGGGAGTGCTGCGCCTGGGCCGGCAGGTGCATCCGCTGGTGCGCGAGGCGGCACTGCCCGCGCTGCGGGCGCTGGCCGAGGACATCGGCGCGACGGCCCATCTCACGCTCGTCGACGGCACGGAGGCACTGGCCGTCGCGGTGGTCGAGCCGTCGTGGACGGACTATCACGTCGCCTACCGGGCGGGCTTCAGGCATCCGCTGGACCGGGGAGCCGCGGGCCGGGCGATCCTCTCGGCACGGCAGTCGCCGCTGACGGAGCCCGGCTACACCCTGACGCACGGTGAGCTGGAGGCGGGTGCCAGCGGGGCGGCGGCGCCCCTGCTCGGCGTCACGGGCGTGGAGGGCAGCGTCGGCGTCGTGATGCTGGCGGACTCCGTGCCCGAGCGGGTCGGACCGCGGGTCATGGACGCGGCCCGGGAGGTTGCCGAAGCGTTGCGCTAG
- a CDS encoding amino acid permease, with product METVGTRPRAGQETRPAGRLTRRQAVGSLVGEAEGSPLKRTMGVAQLTLLSVGATLGTGIFVVLGQAVPEAGPAIVVSFVLAGVTALFSALSYAELAGMIPGSGSSYSYAYATLGEFVAWVCGWCLILEYGVSVAAVAVGWGQYVNELLDLTLGVTLPESLSAPPGLGGTLNIPAALIVVLAMVVLLRGAKESAVANTIMVAVKIAALVMFCAVAFTAFHAGNFQPLFPLGAAGMSAGAASLFFSYIGFDAASTAGEEAKNPQRDLPRAIILSLVLVTALYVLVAVAALGAMPWTKFEGTEATLSQMLVHAVGGGNVWPILLSIGAVVATTSVVLTVQYGQIRILFAMARDGLVPPLFAKVHPRTGVPRANTVIVSGFIAVLAALVPLGSLADATSIGTLFAFMLVNLAVVILRRRSPEASRSFRVPLSPVTPLLGVGFCAYMLFSLGADTWIAFGVWMAVGLVVYGLYGIRHSKLNQLDRLDQPPQDFPIVMSSRSRDGR from the coding sequence GTGGAGACAGTCGGAACACGGCCCAGAGCCGGACAGGAAACGAGGCCGGCAGGCCGCCTCACCCGGCGGCAGGCCGTCGGCTCGCTCGTCGGTGAGGCCGAGGGCAGCCCGCTCAAGCGGACCATGGGGGTCGCGCAGCTCACGCTGCTGAGCGTGGGCGCGACCCTGGGCACGGGCATCTTCGTCGTGCTCGGGCAGGCCGTCCCCGAAGCGGGCCCGGCCATCGTCGTCTCCTTCGTGCTCGCCGGGGTGACCGCGCTCTTCTCGGCCCTCTCCTACGCCGAGCTGGCCGGCATGATCCCGGGCTCGGGCTCGTCGTACAGCTACGCCTACGCCACCCTCGGGGAGTTCGTCGCCTGGGTGTGCGGCTGGTGTCTGATCCTGGAGTACGGGGTGTCCGTGGCCGCCGTGGCGGTGGGCTGGGGCCAGTACGTCAACGAACTGCTCGACCTCACCCTCGGTGTCACCCTGCCCGAGTCGCTCAGCGCCCCGCCCGGACTCGGCGGCACGCTCAACATCCCGGCCGCCCTCATCGTCGTCCTCGCCATGGTCGTGCTGCTGCGCGGCGCGAAGGAGAGCGCAGTCGCCAACACGATCATGGTCGCGGTGAAGATCGCCGCGCTGGTGATGTTCTGCGCCGTCGCCTTCACCGCGTTCCACGCCGGGAACTTCCAGCCCCTGTTCCCGCTCGGCGCCGCGGGCATGAGCGCCGGTGCCGCCTCCCTGTTCTTCTCCTACATCGGCTTCGACGCCGCCTCCACCGCGGGCGAGGAGGCCAAGAACCCGCAGCGGGACCTGCCGCGCGCCATCATCCTGTCCCTCGTCCTGGTCACCGCCCTGTACGTCCTCGTCGCCGTCGCCGCGCTCGGCGCCATGCCGTGGACGAAGTTCGAGGGCACCGAGGCCACGCTGAGCCAGATGCTGGTGCACGCCGTCGGCGGCGGGAACGTCTGGCCGATCCTGCTCTCCATCGGTGCCGTCGTCGCCACCACCAGCGTCGTGCTGACCGTGCAGTACGGACAGATCCGCATCCTGTTCGCGATGGCCCGGGACGGTCTCGTGCCGCCGCTGTTCGCCAAGGTGCATCCGCGCACCGGGGTGCCGCGCGCCAACACGGTCATCGTCTCCGGCTTCATCGCGGTGCTCGCCGCGCTCGTCCCGCTCGGCAGCCTCGCCGACGCCACCAGCATCGGCACCCTGTTCGCCTTCATGCTGGTCAACCTCGCGGTCGTCATCCTGCGCCGGCGCAGCCCCGAGGCCTCCCGCTCCTTCCGCGTCCCCCTCTCTCCGGTCACGCCCCTGCTCGGCGTCGGCTTCTGCGCCTACATGCTGTTCAGCCTCGGCGCCGACACCTGGATCGCCTTCGGGGTGTGGATGGCGGTCGGCCTCGTCGTCTACGGCCTCTACGGCATCCGGCACTCCAAGCTCAACCAGCTCGACCGTCTCGACCAGCCCCCGCAGGACTTCCCAATCGTGATGTCAAGCCGCAGCCGTGACGGGAGGTGA
- a CDS encoding MFS transporter, whose protein sequence is MTALEPRDAEVAEEPADRAHESVLGRSHRALSIGIVSVVLLIAFEATAVGTAMPVAARELDGLALYAFAFSGYFTTSLFGMVLAGQWSDRRGPLGPLTTGIAAFAAGLVVAGTAGAMWLFILGRAVQGLGGGLVIVALYVVVGRAYPERLRPAILAAFAAGWVVPSIVGPLAAGAVTEHLGWRWVFIGIPVLVVFPLALATPQIRQRAGGPVEAGAAGLSLDRRRIRLALGISLGAGLLQYAAQDLRWVSVLPGLAGAALLVPAVLGLLPRGTYRAARGLPSVVLLRGVAAGSFIAAESFVPLMLVTQRGLSPTLAGFSLAAGGVTWALGSWVQSRPRVEPYRERLMTVGMVLVAAAIATAPSVLIHSVPVWLLAVAWAFGCFGMGLVIASAGVLLLHLSAPEEAGANSAALQISDALSNVVLLAVAGAAFATLGGGSAAHATATAAGDASGSHPAAFAAVFLPMAGVALIGAWVTTRLRER, encoded by the coding sequence ATGACCGCCCTTGAGCCGCGCGACGCCGAAGTCGCCGAGGAACCCGCCGACAGAGCCCACGAGAGTGTGCTGGGGCGGTCGCACCGTGCGCTCAGTATCGGGATCGTGTCCGTCGTCCTGCTGATCGCCTTCGAGGCGACCGCCGTGGGGACGGCGATGCCGGTCGCCGCGCGGGAGCTGGACGGGCTGGCGCTGTACGCCTTCGCCTTCTCCGGGTACTTCACCACCAGCCTGTTCGGGATGGTGCTGGCGGGGCAGTGGTCGGACCGGCGGGGCCCGCTGGGGCCGCTGACCACGGGCATCGCGGCCTTCGCCGCCGGGCTGGTCGTGGCCGGTACCGCCGGTGCCATGTGGCTGTTCATCCTGGGGCGCGCCGTGCAGGGGCTGGGCGGCGGGCTGGTGATCGTCGCGCTGTACGTCGTCGTGGGGCGGGCCTATCCGGAGCGGCTGCGCCCCGCGATCCTGGCGGCCTTTGCCGCCGGGTGGGTCGTGCCGTCCATCGTCGGGCCGCTCGCGGCCGGGGCCGTGACCGAGCACCTCGGCTGGCGGTGGGTGTTCATCGGGATACCGGTGCTCGTCGTGTTCCCGCTGGCGCTCGCCACGCCGCAGATACGGCAGCGGGCCGGAGGGCCCGTCGAGGCGGGAGCCGCTGGTCTCTCCCTCGACCGGCGGCGCATCCGGCTCGCCCTCGGGATCTCGCTCGGCGCCGGGCTGCTCCAGTACGCCGCGCAGGATCTGCGGTGGGTCTCCGTGCTCCCCGGACTCGCGGGCGCCGCCCTCCTCGTGCCGGCGGTGCTCGGGCTCCTGCCGCGCGGTACCTACCGGGCCGCGCGCGGGCTGCCGTCCGTCGTGCTGTTGCGCGGGGTGGCCGCGGGGTCCTTCATCGCCGCGGAGTCGTTCGTGCCGCTGATGCTGGTGACCCAGCGGGGGCTGTCGCCGACGCTGGCCGGGTTCTCACTCGCGGCGGGCGGGGTGACCTGGGCGCTCGGGTCGTGGGTGCAGTCGCGGCCGCGGGTGGAGCCGTACCGGGAGCGGCTGATGACCGTGGGGATGGTGCTGGTCGCGGCCGCGATCGCCACGGCGCCGAGTGTGCTGATCCACTCGGTGCCCGTGTGGCTCCTCGCCGTCGCCTGGGCCTTCGGCTGCTTCGGCATGGGGCTGGTGATCGCCTCCGCCGGTGTGCTCCTGCTGCACCTCTCCGCCCCGGAGGAGGCCGGCGCCAACTCCGCCGCCCTGCAGATCTCCGACGCCCTCTCCAATGTCGTCCTCCTCGCGGTGGCCGGTGCGGCCTTCGCGACCCTGGGCGGCGGCAGCGCGGCACACGCCACGGCCACGGCGGCGGGCGACGCCTCCGGGTCGCATCCGGCCGCCTTCGCCGCCGTGTTCCTGCCCATGGCCGGGGTGGCCCTGATCGGGGCGTGGGTGACCACACGGCTGCGGGAGCGGTGA